A window of Phyllopteryx taeniolatus isolate TA_2022b chromosome 19, UOR_Ptae_1.2, whole genome shotgun sequence contains these coding sequences:
- the si:ch211-180a12.2 gene encoding uncharacterized protein si:ch211-180a12.2 isoform X1, with protein MQCKVLVYVVLLHLINNVFSADIQARPNTNASLPCNVTLKLDEVDQALVEVNWVSNGSGVASFKNATTHIKDGFFWTTGHFRNGDFSVSVLGVSLSLQGVYECTIRYNSTVLHSSTVTLSVIASPSVSIPQQWMVLEAESQLKCHADGFYPPPVSFTWTRDGQVIQPTQQLDGDKTPDGFYAATANLTYYASRGDQNVTFGCKVNHNGTNQELRFQLNITYSPTVRLSAIPSPSSNSPLTLYCHVESFYPEEMTVSWLQNGTVLPDPPGTEQNPDGTFRTTRYFTLSHEQRWRGGEVECAVNQPGVVQPARGSAYLEELDPQDEAPVLTKSAKASVAMMCISLVLVFLLCFGFSWRRRDEKQKSLAVSGIILPPRVVVGQKGRVSVSIEGRRVDRVQTAWFLNDTPIFDTSFTGTSRANFNCLYNPLTTIHLPYGLTLTSPAPEKGPLLPSSGEMGYYKLHSQGPLHSSGSGVHQLISSLTFIPQISIHKGAVFKCQVSYAGKDKIVMERASERFTVLSAPEVSEIQLAETPNNSEVICMTVRASHFHPDVITFRWFCQGGELSPVASQASSSPRPNSEGFFSASSQCKLPRTELEQGGTRVWVSVHHIALKQPVTRETRGFIKQPRVSDISYATSASDPMLNLGCEITDFYPPDLTVTWLKVRGGERDDSEDEVMEGAELWGPVEINPRLYRTTATLRTANNREKRQRVGGIKCRVEHLSLHEPIERLWRNIDIVAPSIPSSISVCWSSEGVGVFSLLLKGGHPKVKLLWTAGGTTLSPLESSETEEMGDDGQRELKSVCALERSAQALSRSNKRRNRRGIKTKAAVTDPDTEGIAYIDEKLDGENNNNEEKDEETKSSDGHDGSDDDDDDDDDDDDDDEREDASGALYINRVNLTKGSRESERARLRVVVELQHPALKLPVYRSWTEPNEEISSM; from the exons ATGCAGTGTAAAGTCCTCGTCTATGTGGTCTTGCTGCACCTCATAAACAATG TGTTCTCTGCTGACATACAAGCCAGACCGAATACAAATGCCAGCCTCCCCTGCAACGTGACCCTGAAGCTGGACGAAGTGGACCAAGCTCTGGTcgaagtcaactgggtgagCAACGGCTCAGGCGTCGCCTCGTTCAAGAATGCGACCACGCACATAAAAGATGGCTTCTTTTGGACCACGGGCCATTTCCGCAATGGAGACTTTTCAGTGAGCGTCCTCGGTGTCAGCCTGAGCCTGCAGGGGGTGTATGAATGCACAATCCGCTACAATTCCACAGTGCTGCACTCAAGCACGGTTACACTCAGCGTCATCG CGTCCCCATCTGTGTCAATACCCCAACAATGGATGGTGTTGGAGGCAGAGAGCCAGCTCAAATGCCACGCAGATGGCTTTTACCCTCCACCTGTGTCATTCACCTGGACCAGAGACGGCCAAGTCATTCAGCCCACCCAGCAGCTTGATGGTGACAAGACCCCTGACGGATTCTACGCGGCTACTGCCAACCTCACCTACTACGCATCCCGAGGGGACCAGAACGTGACCTTTGGCTGCAAAGTGAACCACAATGGCACCAACCAAGAGCTCCGTTTTCAGCTCAACATAACCT ACTCCCCCACTGTCAGACTCTCAGCCATCCCGTCGCCCTCCAGCAACAGTCCTCTCACCCTCTACTGCCACGTGGAGAGCTTCTACCCGGAGGAGATGACCGTATCCTGGCTGCAAAATGGCACAGTCCTCCCTGATCCGCCCGGCACCGAGCAGAATCCGGATGGGACGTTCAGAACCACACGCTACTTCACTTTGAGCCATGAGCAGAGGTGGAGAGGCGGGGAGGTAGAGTGCGCAGTCAACCAGCCCGGCGTTGTGCAGCCGGCCCGGGGCTCAGCGtacctggaagagctggatccCCAAG ATGAGGCGCCAGTGCTCACTAAATCTGCTAAGGCATCCGTGGCAATGATGTGTATCTCCCTGGTGCTTGTCTTCCTGTTGTGCTTCGGCTTTTCTTGGAGACGAAGAGATG AGAAGCAGAAATCTCTGGCGGTGTCGGGAATCATCCTCCCTCCTCGCGTCGTCGTGGGTCAAAAGGGCAGGGTGAGCGTGAGCATTGAAGGCAGGAGGGTGGACCGAGTCCAGACCGCGTGGTTCCTCAATGACACGCCTATCTTCGACACCTCCTTCACGG GGACCTCCAGAGCAAACTTTAACTGCCTCTATAACCCACTAACCACCATCCATCTGCCCTACGGCCTAACTCTCACCTCCCCAGCACCGGAAAAGGGTCCTCTGCTTCCCTCTAGTGGAGAGATGGGTTACTACAAGCTGCACTCCCAGGGGCCCCTGCACTCCTCCGGAAGTGGCGTCCATCAGCTGATCTCCTCGCTGACCTTCATCCCGCAAATCTCTATCCACAAAGGAGCCGTGTTTAAGTGTCAGGTGTCCTACGCCGGCAAAGACAAGATTGTGATGGAGAGAGCGTCAGAGAGGTTTACAGTTCTGT ctGCACCAGAGGTATCCGAAATTCAGCTGGCGGAGACACCAAACAACTCAG AGGTCATTTGTATGACCGTGCGTGCGTCCCACTTCCACCCAGATGTCATCACCTTTCGCTGGTTCTGCCAAGGGGGAGAGCTGAGCCCAGTGGCTTCCCAGGCCTCATCGTCCCCTCGACCCAATTCCGAGGGCTTCTTTTCAGCCTCCAGTCAGTGCAAACTGCCCCGAACTGAATTAGAACAGGGAGGCACCAGAGTGTGGGTCAGCGTCCATCACATCGCCCTCAAGCAGCCGGTCACTCGGGAGACCAGAG GCTTCATCAAGCAGCCACGCGTGTCCGACATCTCGTACGCCACCTCTGCATCCGACCCGATGCTGAACCTGGGGTGTGAGATCACCGATTTCTACCCGCCCGACCTCACAGTCACTTGGCTGAAGGTGCGAGGGGGCGAGCGAGACGACAGCGAGGACGAGGTGATGGAGGGCGCGGAGCTGTGGGGCCCCGTGGAGATTAACCCCAGACTCTACAGGACCACGGCCACTTTGAGGACCGCCAACAACCGGGAGAAAAGACAGCGAGTGGGAGGGATTAAATGCAGAGTCGAGCACCTTTCCCTGCACGAGCCCATTGAGAGACTTTGGAGAAATATTGACATTG TTGCTCCCAGCATCCCTTCATCCATTTCGGTGTGTTGGAGCAGCGAAGGGGTGGGTGTATTCTCTCTCCTGTTGAAGGGGGGTCACCCCAAGGTCAAGTTACTGTGGACGGCGGGCGGGACCACACTCTCGCCGCTCGAGTCCAGCGAGACGGAGGAGATGGGAGATGACGGGCAGAGGGAGCTGAAAAGTGTGTGCGCGCTCGAGAGGTCCGCGCAAGCGCTGAGTCGGAGTAACAAACGGAGGAACAGACGTGGAATAA AAACCAAAGCGGCTGTTACAGACCCGGACACCGAAGGGATAGCGTACATTGACGAGAAATTGGACGGcgagaacaacaacaacgaggAAAAAGACGAAGAAACCAAGTCATCAGATGGGCACGACggcagtgatgatgatgatgatgatgatgatgatgatgatgatgatgatgagcgaGAGGACGCCTCCGGAGCGTTGTACATCAACAGAGTTAATTTGACGAAGGGGAGCAGGGAAAGCGAGAGGGCTCGTTTGAGAGTTGTTGTGGAGCTCCAACACCCTGCACTCAAACTTCCTGTTTACAGAAGCTGGACAG AGCCCAATGAAGAAATATCTTCCATGTGA
- the si:ch211-180a12.2 gene encoding uncharacterized protein si:ch211-180a12.2 isoform X2 gives MQCKVLVYVVLLHLINNVFSADIQARPNTNASLPCNVTLKLDEVDQALVEVNWVSNGSGVASFKNATTHIKDGFFWTTGHFRNGDFSVSVLGVSLSLQGVYECTIRYNSTVLHSSTVTLSVIASPSVSIPQQWMVLEAESQLKCHADGFYPPPVSFTWTRDGQVIQPTQQLDGDKTPDGFYAATANLTYYASRGDQNVTFGCKVNHNGTNQELRFQLNITYSPTVRLSAIPSPSSNSPLTLYCHVESFYPEEMTVSWLQNGTVLPDPPGTEQNPDGTFRTTRYFTLSHEQRWRGGEVECAVNQPGVVQPARGSAYLEELDPQDEAPVLTKSAKASVAMMCISLVLVFLLCFGFSWRRRDEKQKSLAVSGIILPPRVVVGQKGRVSVSIEGRRVDRVQTAWFLNDTPIFDTSFTAPEKGPLLPSSGEMGYYKLHSQGPLHSSGSGVHQLISSLTFIPQISIHKGAVFKCQVSYAGKDKIVMERASERFTVLSAPEVSEIQLAETPNNSEVICMTVRASHFHPDVITFRWFCQGGELSPVASQASSSPRPNSEGFFSASSQCKLPRTELEQGGTRVWVSVHHIALKQPVTRETRGFIKQPRVSDISYATSASDPMLNLGCEITDFYPPDLTVTWLKVRGGERDDSEDEVMEGAELWGPVEINPRLYRTTATLRTANNREKRQRVGGIKCRVEHLSLHEPIERLWRNIDIVAPSIPSSISVCWSSEGVGVFSLLLKGGHPKVKLLWTAGGTTLSPLESSETEEMGDDGQRELKSVCALERSAQALSRSNKRRNRRGIKTKAAVTDPDTEGIAYIDEKLDGENNNNEEKDEETKSSDGHDGSDDDDDDDDDDDDDDEREDASGALYINRVNLTKGSRESERARLRVVVELQHPALKLPVYRSWTEPNEEISSM, from the exons ATGCAGTGTAAAGTCCTCGTCTATGTGGTCTTGCTGCACCTCATAAACAATG TGTTCTCTGCTGACATACAAGCCAGACCGAATACAAATGCCAGCCTCCCCTGCAACGTGACCCTGAAGCTGGACGAAGTGGACCAAGCTCTGGTcgaagtcaactgggtgagCAACGGCTCAGGCGTCGCCTCGTTCAAGAATGCGACCACGCACATAAAAGATGGCTTCTTTTGGACCACGGGCCATTTCCGCAATGGAGACTTTTCAGTGAGCGTCCTCGGTGTCAGCCTGAGCCTGCAGGGGGTGTATGAATGCACAATCCGCTACAATTCCACAGTGCTGCACTCAAGCACGGTTACACTCAGCGTCATCG CGTCCCCATCTGTGTCAATACCCCAACAATGGATGGTGTTGGAGGCAGAGAGCCAGCTCAAATGCCACGCAGATGGCTTTTACCCTCCACCTGTGTCATTCACCTGGACCAGAGACGGCCAAGTCATTCAGCCCACCCAGCAGCTTGATGGTGACAAGACCCCTGACGGATTCTACGCGGCTACTGCCAACCTCACCTACTACGCATCCCGAGGGGACCAGAACGTGACCTTTGGCTGCAAAGTGAACCACAATGGCACCAACCAAGAGCTCCGTTTTCAGCTCAACATAACCT ACTCCCCCACTGTCAGACTCTCAGCCATCCCGTCGCCCTCCAGCAACAGTCCTCTCACCCTCTACTGCCACGTGGAGAGCTTCTACCCGGAGGAGATGACCGTATCCTGGCTGCAAAATGGCACAGTCCTCCCTGATCCGCCCGGCACCGAGCAGAATCCGGATGGGACGTTCAGAACCACACGCTACTTCACTTTGAGCCATGAGCAGAGGTGGAGAGGCGGGGAGGTAGAGTGCGCAGTCAACCAGCCCGGCGTTGTGCAGCCGGCCCGGGGCTCAGCGtacctggaagagctggatccCCAAG ATGAGGCGCCAGTGCTCACTAAATCTGCTAAGGCATCCGTGGCAATGATGTGTATCTCCCTGGTGCTTGTCTTCCTGTTGTGCTTCGGCTTTTCTTGGAGACGAAGAGATG AGAAGCAGAAATCTCTGGCGGTGTCGGGAATCATCCTCCCTCCTCGCGTCGTCGTGGGTCAAAAGGGCAGGGTGAGCGTGAGCATTGAAGGCAGGAGGGTGGACCGAGTCCAGACCGCGTGGTTCCTCAATGACACGCCTATCTTCGACACCTCCTTCACGG CACCGGAAAAGGGTCCTCTGCTTCCCTCTAGTGGAGAGATGGGTTACTACAAGCTGCACTCCCAGGGGCCCCTGCACTCCTCCGGAAGTGGCGTCCATCAGCTGATCTCCTCGCTGACCTTCATCCCGCAAATCTCTATCCACAAAGGAGCCGTGTTTAAGTGTCAGGTGTCCTACGCCGGCAAAGACAAGATTGTGATGGAGAGAGCGTCAGAGAGGTTTACAGTTCTGT ctGCACCAGAGGTATCCGAAATTCAGCTGGCGGAGACACCAAACAACTCAG AGGTCATTTGTATGACCGTGCGTGCGTCCCACTTCCACCCAGATGTCATCACCTTTCGCTGGTTCTGCCAAGGGGGAGAGCTGAGCCCAGTGGCTTCCCAGGCCTCATCGTCCCCTCGACCCAATTCCGAGGGCTTCTTTTCAGCCTCCAGTCAGTGCAAACTGCCCCGAACTGAATTAGAACAGGGAGGCACCAGAGTGTGGGTCAGCGTCCATCACATCGCCCTCAAGCAGCCGGTCACTCGGGAGACCAGAG GCTTCATCAAGCAGCCACGCGTGTCCGACATCTCGTACGCCACCTCTGCATCCGACCCGATGCTGAACCTGGGGTGTGAGATCACCGATTTCTACCCGCCCGACCTCACAGTCACTTGGCTGAAGGTGCGAGGGGGCGAGCGAGACGACAGCGAGGACGAGGTGATGGAGGGCGCGGAGCTGTGGGGCCCCGTGGAGATTAACCCCAGACTCTACAGGACCACGGCCACTTTGAGGACCGCCAACAACCGGGAGAAAAGACAGCGAGTGGGAGGGATTAAATGCAGAGTCGAGCACCTTTCCCTGCACGAGCCCATTGAGAGACTTTGGAGAAATATTGACATTG TTGCTCCCAGCATCCCTTCATCCATTTCGGTGTGTTGGAGCAGCGAAGGGGTGGGTGTATTCTCTCTCCTGTTGAAGGGGGGTCACCCCAAGGTCAAGTTACTGTGGACGGCGGGCGGGACCACACTCTCGCCGCTCGAGTCCAGCGAGACGGAGGAGATGGGAGATGACGGGCAGAGGGAGCTGAAAAGTGTGTGCGCGCTCGAGAGGTCCGCGCAAGCGCTGAGTCGGAGTAACAAACGGAGGAACAGACGTGGAATAA AAACCAAAGCGGCTGTTACAGACCCGGACACCGAAGGGATAGCGTACATTGACGAGAAATTGGACGGcgagaacaacaacaacgaggAAAAAGACGAAGAAACCAAGTCATCAGATGGGCACGACggcagtgatgatgatgatgatgatgatgatgatgatgatgatgatgatgagcgaGAGGACGCCTCCGGAGCGTTGTACATCAACAGAGTTAATTTGACGAAGGGGAGCAGGGAAAGCGAGAGGGCTCGTTTGAGAGTTGTTGTGGAGCTCCAACACCCTGCACTCAAACTTCCTGTTTACAGAAGCTGGACAG AGCCCAATGAAGAAATATCTTCCATGTGA
- the si:ch211-180a12.2 gene encoding uncharacterized protein si:ch211-180a12.2 isoform X3: protein MQCKVLVYVVLLHLINNVFSADIQARPNTNASLPCNVTLKLDEVDQALVEVNWVSNGSGVASFKNATTHIKDGFFWTTGHFRNGDFSVSVLGVSLSLQGVYECTIRYNSTVLHSSTVTLSVIASPSVSIPQQWMVLEAESQLKCHADGFYPPPVSFTWTRDGQVIQPTQQLDGDKTPDGFYAATANLTYYASRGDQNVTFGCKVNHNGTNQELRFQLNITYSPTVRLSAIPSPSSNSPLTLYCHVESFYPEEMTVSWLQNGTVLPDPPGTEQNPDGTFRTTRYFTLSHEQRWRGGEVECAVNQPGVVQPARGSAYLEELDPQDEAPVLTKSAKASVAMMCISLVLVFLLCFGFSWRRRDEKQKSLAVSGIILPPRVVVGQKGRVSVSIEGRRVDRVQTAWFLNDTPIFDTSFTAAPEVSEIQLAETPNNSEVICMTVRASHFHPDVITFRWFCQGGELSPVASQASSSPRPNSEGFFSASSQCKLPRTELEQGGTRVWVSVHHIALKQPVTRETRGFIKQPRVSDISYATSASDPMLNLGCEITDFYPPDLTVTWLKVRGGERDDSEDEVMEGAELWGPVEINPRLYRTTATLRTANNREKRQRVGGIKCRVEHLSLHEPIERLWRNIDIVAPSIPSSISVCWSSEGVGVFSLLLKGGHPKVKLLWTAGGTTLSPLESSETEEMGDDGQRELKSVCALERSAQALSRSNKRRNRRGIKTKAAVTDPDTEGIAYIDEKLDGENNNNEEKDEETKSSDGHDGSDDDDDDDDDDDDDDEREDASGALYINRVNLTKGSRESERARLRVVVELQHPALKLPVYRSWTEPNEEISSM, encoded by the exons ATGCAGTGTAAAGTCCTCGTCTATGTGGTCTTGCTGCACCTCATAAACAATG TGTTCTCTGCTGACATACAAGCCAGACCGAATACAAATGCCAGCCTCCCCTGCAACGTGACCCTGAAGCTGGACGAAGTGGACCAAGCTCTGGTcgaagtcaactgggtgagCAACGGCTCAGGCGTCGCCTCGTTCAAGAATGCGACCACGCACATAAAAGATGGCTTCTTTTGGACCACGGGCCATTTCCGCAATGGAGACTTTTCAGTGAGCGTCCTCGGTGTCAGCCTGAGCCTGCAGGGGGTGTATGAATGCACAATCCGCTACAATTCCACAGTGCTGCACTCAAGCACGGTTACACTCAGCGTCATCG CGTCCCCATCTGTGTCAATACCCCAACAATGGATGGTGTTGGAGGCAGAGAGCCAGCTCAAATGCCACGCAGATGGCTTTTACCCTCCACCTGTGTCATTCACCTGGACCAGAGACGGCCAAGTCATTCAGCCCACCCAGCAGCTTGATGGTGACAAGACCCCTGACGGATTCTACGCGGCTACTGCCAACCTCACCTACTACGCATCCCGAGGGGACCAGAACGTGACCTTTGGCTGCAAAGTGAACCACAATGGCACCAACCAAGAGCTCCGTTTTCAGCTCAACATAACCT ACTCCCCCACTGTCAGACTCTCAGCCATCCCGTCGCCCTCCAGCAACAGTCCTCTCACCCTCTACTGCCACGTGGAGAGCTTCTACCCGGAGGAGATGACCGTATCCTGGCTGCAAAATGGCACAGTCCTCCCTGATCCGCCCGGCACCGAGCAGAATCCGGATGGGACGTTCAGAACCACACGCTACTTCACTTTGAGCCATGAGCAGAGGTGGAGAGGCGGGGAGGTAGAGTGCGCAGTCAACCAGCCCGGCGTTGTGCAGCCGGCCCGGGGCTCAGCGtacctggaagagctggatccCCAAG ATGAGGCGCCAGTGCTCACTAAATCTGCTAAGGCATCCGTGGCAATGATGTGTATCTCCCTGGTGCTTGTCTTCCTGTTGTGCTTCGGCTTTTCTTGGAGACGAAGAGATG AGAAGCAGAAATCTCTGGCGGTGTCGGGAATCATCCTCCCTCCTCGCGTCGTCGTGGGTCAAAAGGGCAGGGTGAGCGTGAGCATTGAAGGCAGGAGGGTGGACCGAGTCCAGACCGCGTGGTTCCTCAATGACACGCCTATCTTCGACACCTCCTTCACGG ctGCACCAGAGGTATCCGAAATTCAGCTGGCGGAGACACCAAACAACTCAG AGGTCATTTGTATGACCGTGCGTGCGTCCCACTTCCACCCAGATGTCATCACCTTTCGCTGGTTCTGCCAAGGGGGAGAGCTGAGCCCAGTGGCTTCCCAGGCCTCATCGTCCCCTCGACCCAATTCCGAGGGCTTCTTTTCAGCCTCCAGTCAGTGCAAACTGCCCCGAACTGAATTAGAACAGGGAGGCACCAGAGTGTGGGTCAGCGTCCATCACATCGCCCTCAAGCAGCCGGTCACTCGGGAGACCAGAG GCTTCATCAAGCAGCCACGCGTGTCCGACATCTCGTACGCCACCTCTGCATCCGACCCGATGCTGAACCTGGGGTGTGAGATCACCGATTTCTACCCGCCCGACCTCACAGTCACTTGGCTGAAGGTGCGAGGGGGCGAGCGAGACGACAGCGAGGACGAGGTGATGGAGGGCGCGGAGCTGTGGGGCCCCGTGGAGATTAACCCCAGACTCTACAGGACCACGGCCACTTTGAGGACCGCCAACAACCGGGAGAAAAGACAGCGAGTGGGAGGGATTAAATGCAGAGTCGAGCACCTTTCCCTGCACGAGCCCATTGAGAGACTTTGGAGAAATATTGACATTG TTGCTCCCAGCATCCCTTCATCCATTTCGGTGTGTTGGAGCAGCGAAGGGGTGGGTGTATTCTCTCTCCTGTTGAAGGGGGGTCACCCCAAGGTCAAGTTACTGTGGACGGCGGGCGGGACCACACTCTCGCCGCTCGAGTCCAGCGAGACGGAGGAGATGGGAGATGACGGGCAGAGGGAGCTGAAAAGTGTGTGCGCGCTCGAGAGGTCCGCGCAAGCGCTGAGTCGGAGTAACAAACGGAGGAACAGACGTGGAATAA AAACCAAAGCGGCTGTTACAGACCCGGACACCGAAGGGATAGCGTACATTGACGAGAAATTGGACGGcgagaacaacaacaacgaggAAAAAGACGAAGAAACCAAGTCATCAGATGGGCACGACggcagtgatgatgatgatgatgatgatgatgatgatgatgatgatgatgagcgaGAGGACGCCTCCGGAGCGTTGTACATCAACAGAGTTAATTTGACGAAGGGGAGCAGGGAAAGCGAGAGGGCTCGTTTGAGAGTTGTTGTGGAGCTCCAACACCCTGCACTCAAACTTCCTGTTTACAGAAGCTGGACAG AGCCCAATGAAGAAATATCTTCCATGTGA